The Siniperca chuatsi isolate FFG_IHB_CAS linkage group LG9, ASM2008510v1, whole genome shotgun sequence genome includes a region encoding these proteins:
- the cmtm8b gene encoding CKLF-like MARVEL transmembrane domain-containing protein 8b — protein sequence MERAAVLSARRSPSVPQCNISTSTLAFDQHFTTTAKGILLMAEIVCGMLVWILVGGTEYFHLPALCWVMFVAILCWVLTICLFIIYLTGAHNRIPQVPWTTLSLCLNCSATALYLVTAVVDAHSVNQAIRGRHNYNCWAASAFFAFLTTLCYAGSSYLSYRAWKTTEEGQ from the exons ATGGAGAGAGCCGCTGTGTTGTCAGCCCGCAGGAGTCCGTCAGTACCACAATGCAACATCTCAACCTCCACCTTGGCCTTCGACCAGCACTTCACCACAACTGCCAAAGGAATCCTCCTGATGGCTGAGATA GTGTGTGGTATGTTGGTGTGGATTCTGGTAGGGGGTACAGAGTATTTTCATCTGCCTGCTCTCTGCTGGGTGATGTTTGTTGCCATCTTGTGCTGGGTTCTGACCATTTGCCTGTTTATAATTTACCTCACTGGAGCCCACAACAGGATACCACAGGTCCCCTGGACTACattg TCGCTGTGTTTGAACTGTAGTGCTACGGCTCTGTACCTGGTGACGGCAGTAGTAGATGCTCACTCAGTCAACCAGGCCATTAGAGGGCGACACAACTACAACTGCTGGGCAGCATCTGCA TTCTTTGCATTTCTGACCACACTGTGCTATGCAGGAAGCAGTTACCTGAGCTACCGTGCCTGGAAAACCACAGAAGAGGGACAGTAG